One segment of Phaeacidiphilus oryzae TH49 DNA contains the following:
- a CDS encoding ABC transporter ATP-binding protein, translating to MIDIPGLALETEALGKRYRSTWALRDCTLALPEGKVIALVGPNGAGKTTLLHLAVGLVTATTGRITVQGGLAAGGPEALAAVGFVPQDAALYPNLSVADTIHLARNLNSGFDAARARARVAELDLPLSRKVGRLSGGQRAQIALTLALAKRPRLLILDEPLSSLDPLARHEFTAALMAAVAEDGITVLYSSHVVSELERVCDHLVVLNGGRVQIADDVEVLLATHAVYSGPAELADGVGSVLTVVRERRAGSQAHLLVRTDDAAAGLGAGPAAGLAAGPVAGPAGLSAGELPAWPPPGWQAHPVGLEELILSYLRQPAASALPGAAEPSASGRSVSA from the coding sequence ATGATCGACATACCCGGACTCGCCCTGGAGACCGAGGCGCTGGGCAAGCGCTACCGCTCCACCTGGGCGTTGCGCGACTGCACCCTCGCACTGCCCGAGGGCAAGGTGATCGCACTGGTCGGCCCGAACGGCGCGGGCAAGACCACCCTGCTGCACCTGGCCGTGGGACTGGTCACCGCGACCACCGGGAGGATCACCGTCCAGGGCGGACTCGCCGCCGGCGGCCCCGAGGCGCTCGCCGCCGTCGGCTTCGTGCCGCAGGACGCGGCGCTCTACCCGAACCTGTCCGTCGCCGACACCATCCACCTCGCCCGCAACCTCAACTCCGGCTTCGACGCGGCACGCGCCCGGGCCCGCGTCGCCGAGCTGGACCTCCCGCTGAGCCGGAAGGTGGGACGGCTCAGCGGTGGCCAGCGCGCCCAGATCGCGCTCACCCTGGCACTGGCCAAGCGGCCGCGGCTGCTGATCCTGGACGAGCCGCTGTCCAGCCTGGACCCGCTGGCCCGGCACGAGTTCACCGCGGCACTGATGGCGGCGGTCGCCGAGGACGGGATCACCGTGCTGTACTCCTCGCACGTGGTCTCCGAGTTGGAGCGGGTCTGCGACCACCTGGTCGTCCTCAACGGCGGCCGGGTGCAGATCGCCGACGACGTCGAGGTGCTCCTGGCCACCCATGCCGTGTACAGCGGACCGGCCGAACTCGCCGACGGCGTCGGCTCCGTGCTGACGGTGGTCCGCGAGCGCCGGGCGGGCTCGCAGGCCCATCTGCTGGTGCGTACGGACGACGCGGCCGCGGGACTGGGTGCGGGGCCGGCCGCGGGACTTGCCGCAGGACCGGTCGCGGGACCGGCCGGGCTGTCGGCCGGCGAGCTGCCGGCCTGGCCGCCGCCCGGCTGGCAGGCGCATCCGGTCGGACTGGAGGAGCTGATCCTCTCCTACCTGCGGCAGCCCGCCGCCTCCGCCCTCCCGGGGGCAGCCGAACCGTCCGCCTCCGGAAGGAGCGTGTCCGCATGA
- a CDS encoding GntR family transcriptional regulator: protein MRVDKAESGGRGSPIEFRLDPSSGVPTYLQLVQQVEHALRLGYLAVGDRLPKVKDVVAELAINPNTVLKAYRDLEVKGLAVGRPGQGTFVRATLGELPSGDQGALREDLLGWMRSAEEAGLDPDGMVALFTSTLHSFRTGRTGVATR, encoded by the coding sequence ATGAGAGTAGATAAAGCAGAAAGCGGCGGGCGGGGGTCGCCGATCGAGTTCCGGCTCGATCCCTCCTCCGGTGTGCCGACCTACCTCCAGCTCGTCCAGCAGGTCGAGCACGCCCTGCGACTCGGCTACCTCGCCGTCGGCGACCGCCTCCCCAAGGTGAAGGACGTGGTGGCCGAGCTGGCCATCAACCCCAACACCGTACTGAAGGCCTACCGCGACCTGGAGGTGAAGGGGCTGGCCGTCGGCCGGCCCGGCCAGGGCACCTTCGTCCGGGCCACCCTCGGCGAACTGCCCTCCGGCGACCAGGGCGCCCTGCGCGAGGACCTCCTCGGCTGGATGCGCTCGGCCGAGGAGGCCGGGCTGGACCCGGACGGCATGGTCGCCCTCTTCACCAGCACACTGCATTCCTTTCGGACCGGAAGAACGGGGGTAGCGACGAGATGA
- the tuf gene encoding elongation factor Tu yields the protein MAKQAFLRTKPHLNIGTMGHVDHGKTTLTAAITKVLAERAAAAGEGAAARYVPFERIDRAPEEAARGITINIAHVEYETAARHYAHVDMPGHADFVKNMITGAAQLDGAILVVSAQDGVMPQTAEHVLLARQVGVEHVVVALNKADGADPELLELVELEVRELLSAHGYDGAGLPVLPVSGLRALEGDPRWTAALLRLLDEVDAYLPTPVRYTDAPFLLPVENVLTVTGRGTVVTGAVERGRIALGERVQVLGYDAGLETVVTGVETFGRTMESAEAGDNVALLLRGVQRGQVRRGMVVAAVGSVSVHTRCTARLHLLSAAEGGRRTPVTTGYRPQFYLRTGDVVGDITLGGGLARLLPGETAEVSVVLGRPVPLEPGLGFAVREGGRTVAAGTVLEVRG from the coding sequence ATGGCCAAGCAGGCCTTTCTGCGGACCAAGCCGCATCTGAACATCGGCACCATGGGTCACGTCGACCACGGCAAGACCACCCTCACCGCCGCCATCACCAAGGTCCTCGCCGAGCGCGCGGCCGCGGCCGGCGAGGGCGCCGCCGCCCGCTACGTCCCCTTCGAGCGCATCGACCGCGCCCCGGAGGAGGCCGCCCGCGGCATCACCATCAACATCGCCCACGTCGAGTACGAGACCGCCGCCCGCCACTACGCCCACGTGGACATGCCCGGCCACGCGGACTTCGTGAAGAACATGATCACCGGCGCCGCGCAGCTGGACGGCGCGATCCTGGTGGTCTCCGCGCAGGACGGCGTCATGCCGCAGACCGCCGAGCACGTCCTGCTGGCGCGGCAGGTCGGTGTGGAGCACGTGGTGGTGGCCCTCAACAAGGCCGACGGCGCCGACCCCGAGCTGCTCGAACTGGTCGAGCTCGAGGTCCGCGAGCTGCTCTCGGCGCACGGCTACGACGGGGCCGGCCTGCCGGTCCTCCCGGTCTCCGGCCTGCGGGCGCTGGAGGGCGACCCGAGGTGGACGGCGGCACTGCTCCGCCTGCTGGACGAGGTGGACGCGTATCTGCCCACCCCGGTGCGCTACACCGACGCCCCGTTCCTCCTCCCGGTGGAGAACGTCCTCACCGTCACCGGCCGCGGCACGGTCGTCACTGGTGCGGTCGAGCGCGGCCGGATCGCGCTCGGCGAGAGGGTCCAAGTACTGGGCTACGACGCCGGGTTGGAGACGGTGGTGACCGGCGTGGAGACCTTCGGCCGGACCATGGAGAGCGCCGAGGCTGGCGACAACGTGGCGCTGCTGCTGCGCGGTGTGCAGCGCGGGCAGGTGCGGCGCGGAATGGTCGTCGCCGCGGTCGGCAGTGTCTCGGTGCACACCCGCTGCACCGCGCGGCTGCACCTGCTGTCGGCCGCCGAGGGCGGCCGGCGGACGCCGGTCACCACCGGCTACCGGCCGCAGTTCTACCTGCGGACGGGGGACGTGGTCGGCGACATCACCCTCGGCGGGGGGCTTGCCCGGCTCCTGCCCGGGGAGACCGCCGAGGTCTCGGTGGTGCTGGGCCGGCCGGTCCCGCTGGAGCCGGGACTGGGCTTCGCCGTCCGCGAGGGCGGCCGCACGGTGGCGGCGGGCACCGTCCTGGAGGTCAGGGGGTAG